The Ananas comosus cultivar F153 linkage group 7, ASM154086v1, whole genome shotgun sequence genome has a window encoding:
- the LOC109713162 gene encoding homeobox-leucine zipper protein HOX32, whose translation MAAMVVAGKEKGAGAAAAAAAAAAAALSQQQIDAGKYVRYTPEQVEALERVYTECPKPSSMRRQQLIRECPVLANIEPKQIKVWFQNRRCREKQRKEASRLQTVNRKLSAMNKLLMEENDRLQKQVSHLVYENGYMRQQLHTASVATTDTSCESVVTSGQHHQQQNPTPQHPQRDANNPAGLLAIAEETLAEFLSKATGTAVDWVQMVGMKPGPDSIGIIAVSHNCSGVAARACGLVSLEPTKVAEILKDRPSWFRDCRCHDVLTEIPTGNGGNIELIYMQTYAPTTLAAARDFWTLRYTTGLEDGSLVICERSLTPSTGGPSGPPAPNFVRAEMLPSGYLIRPCEGGGSMIHIVDHVDLDVWSVPEVLRPLYESPKIVAQKMTIAALRHIRQIAQESSGEIPYGGGRQPAVLRNFSQRLSRGFNDAVNGFADDGWSLINSDGVEDVTIAINASPNKLFGSNISCSPLFSANGGGVLCAKASMLLQNVPPALLVRFLREHRSEWADCGIDAYSAASLRASPYALPGLRSSSGFLGSQVILPLGHTVEHEEFLEVIRLEGHGFHQDDIVLSRDMYLLQVCSGVDENAVGACAQLVFAPIDESFADDAPLLPSGFRVIPLDAKTDAPTATRTLDLASTLEVGSGGAARSPNDTSNAYNSRSVLTIAFQFMYENHLRENVAAMARQYVRSVVASVQRVAMAISPSRLGAQIGMKHPTGFPEAHTLARWISRSYRFHTGVELLRADSQTNDTLLKLLWHHSDAIMCCSLKASPVFTFTNQAGLDMLETTLIALQDITLEKILDESGRKALCSEFPKIMQQGFAYLPGGICMSSMGRPVSYEQAVAWKVLNEEDSPHCLAFMFVNWSFV comes from the exons ATGGCGGCGATGGTGGTCGCGGGGAAGGAGAAGGGcgccggggcggcggcggcggcggcggcggcggcggcggcggcgctgtcGCAGCAGCAAATAGACGCGGGGAAGTACGTGCGGTACACGCCGGAGCAGGTGGAGGCGCTCGAGAGGGTCTACACCGAGTGCCCTAAGCCGAGCTCGATGCGGCGGCAACagcttatccgggagtgccccgTCCTCGCGAACATCGAGCCCAAGCAGATCAAGGTTTGGTTCCAGAACCGCAG ATGTCGCGAGAAGCAGAGGAAGGAGGCCTCTCGTCTTCAAACTGTGAATCGCAAGCTATCTGCGATGAACAAGCTGTTGATGGAGGAAAATGACCGGCTACAGAAGCAGGTGTCTCACCTTGTCTATGAGAATGGCTACATGCGCCAGCAACTTCACACT GCTTCTGTGGCAACTACAGACACAAGCTGTGAGTCTGTAGTGACAAGTGGTCAGCACCACCAACAGCAAAACCCAACACCTCAGCATCCTCAAAGGGATGCCAACAACCCAGCTGG TCTACTCGCAATAGCTGAGGAGACCTTGGCAGAGTTCCTATCCAAGGCGACTGGAACTGCTGTCGATTGGGTTCAGATGGTTGGGATGAAG CCTGGTCCGGATTCTATTGGAATCATTGCTGTTTCTCACAATTGCAGTGGGGTAGCAGCGCGAGCTTGCGGCCTTGTGAGTCTTGAACCCACAAAG GTCGCGGAGATCCTCAAGGATCGTCCATCTTGGTTCCGCGATTGCCGTTGCCATGATGTGTTAACTGAAATTCCTACTGGAAATGGTGGAAATATTGAGCTTATCTACATGCAG ACCTATGCTCCTACTACCTTGGCAGCGGCAAGGGACTTTTGGACGCTCAGATACACTACTGGTCTAGAAGATGGCAGTCTTGTG ATTTGTGAGAGATCCTTGACACCTTCGACGGGTGGCCCTTCTGGGCCTCCTGCTCCAAATTTTGTGAGAGCTGAGATGCTTCCCAGCGGCTATCTGATTCGACCATGTGAGGGGGGCGGCTCCATGATTCACATTGTGGATCATGTTGATCTGGAT GTTTGGAGTGTACCTGAGGTTCTCAGGCCCCTATACGAGTCACCAAAGATTGTTGCACAGAAAATGACAATTGCA GCATTGCGTCATATTAGACAAATCGCTCAAGAATCAAGCGGTGAAATCCCGTATGGTGGAGGTCGTCAGCCTGCTGTTCTAAGAAATTTCAGCCAGAGACTTAGCAG GGGATTCAACGATGCTGTGAATGGATTTGCTGATGATGGTTGGTCATTGATAAACAGCGATGGCGTTGAGGATGTTACAATCGCTATCAATGCATCACCTAACAAACTTTTTGGATCAAATATCAGCTGTTCGCCACTCTTTTCTGCTAATGGCGGTGGCGTTTTATGCGCAAAGGCATCAATGTTGCTTCAG AATGTTCCACCTGCTCTACTCGTCCGTTTCCTGAGGGAGCATCGCTCTGAGTGGGCCGACTGTGGTATTGATGCTTATTCTGCTGCCTCTCTGAGGGCCAGCCCATATGCACTTCCTGGATTGAGGTCTAGCAGTGGTTTTCTGGGTAGTCAGGTTATATTACCTCTTGGACATACAGTGGAGCATGAAGAG TTTTTGGAAGTGATTAGGCTCGAAGGCCATGGGTTCCATCAAGATGACATTGTTCTATCGAGAGACATGTATTTGCTACAG GTATGTAGTGGAGTGGATGAGAATGCTGTTGGTGCATGTGCACAGCTTGTTTTTGCGCCCATTGATGAATCTTTTGCTGACGATGCCCCTCTACTACCCTCTGGTTTCCGTGTGATACCCCTGGATGCTAAAACA GATGCACCCACTGCTACTCGAACACTTGACCTGGCATCTACCCTTGAGGTTGGATCCGGTGGTGCGGCACGCTCTCCTAATGACACTTCAAATGCATACAACTCGAGATCAGTACTTACCATAGCATTTCAGTTCATGTACGAGAACCACCTCCGAGAGAATGTTGCTGCAATGGCCAGACAATATGTTAGGAGTGTGGTCGCGTCAGTACAGAGGGTGGCTATGGCTATTTCACCTTCACGCCTTGGTGCTCAGATTGGTATGAAGCATCCCACCGGCTTTCCTGAAGCTCATACTTTGGCTAGGTGGATTTCTAGGAGCTACAG GTTTCATACTGGTGTGGAGCTCCTCCGAGCTGATTCGCAAACCAACGACACTCTTTTGAAGCTGCTGTGGCACCATTCTGATGCTATCATGTGCTGTTCTTTAAAG GCTTCGCCCGTGTTTACTTTCACGAATCAAGCCGGTCTGGATATGCTTGAGACAACCCTGATAGCTCTTCAAGATATTACTCTTGAGAAAATTCTCGACGAGAGCGGTCGGAAGGCCCTCTGCTCCGAATTTCCCAAGATCATGCAACAG GGCTTTGCTTATCTGCCTGGAGGCATCTGCATGTCGAGCATGGGGAGGCCGGTGTCGTACGAACAGGCCGTGGCGTGGAAAGTGCTCAACGAAGAGGATTCTCCTCATTGCCTTGCTTTCATGTTCGTCAACTGGTCTTTTGTTTAA
- the LOC109712872 gene encoding kxDL motif-containing protein 1, translating into MERRVVVEEEEERESIRAASEEVARQFTTLIDSGDVESIKQTQHLILGRLQDSNAVLSHFNEYSERCFAELSGDFAKRTRLLKSMKSDLDYIFMKLRSMKAKLVATYPDAFPDGSSTKMLDQRPDLEIPL; encoded by the exons ATGGAGAGGagggtggtggtggaggaggaggaggagagggagtcGATTAGGGCGGCGTCGGAGGAGGTGGCGCGCCAATTCACGACGCTGATCGATTCCGGGGACGTCGAATCCATCAAGCAGACGCAGCATCTCAT ATTGGGGAGATTGCAAGATAGTAACGCAGTTTTATCGCATTTTAATGAGTACTCTGAACGATGTTTTGCTGAGTTGTCTGGTGATTTTGCGAAGAGAACTCGGCTTTTGAAGTCCATGAAATCTGATTTGGACTACATTTTCATGAAGTTGAG AAGCATGAAGGCAAAGCTAGTAGCAACATATCCAGATGCTTTTCCAGATGGCTCGTCGACAAAGATGCTCGATCAAAGGCCTGACCTAGAAATACCTCTTTAG
- the LOC109712336 gene encoding caffeoylshikimate esterase-like — protein MAHPIHQANKSSPFGELTRDEFYAKHKVIHQESFMLNKRNMKIFTQTWRPAPHSADLSGLVAMIHGYASESSWIFELTAVAIAKLGFLVCALDLPGHGRSEGRRGHVPTVTPVVDDCIQYFSSVKSAHGPLPSFLYGESLGGALAVLVYLKQKGGWDGLVLNGAMCGVSSKFKPIWPLEKFLPAAAFIAPNWRVVVTQSLRQKSYKEEWKRELVRRNPRAQNSEHPPASTALELTRVCEVIGRRCREVDVPMLVLHGEDDSVCDSDSAELVYELARSKDKTLKIVPGMWHQLIGEPKDIVEFGFGFIFTWLKERANSHSRNAYVANGHV, from the exons ATGGCTCATCCCATACACCAAGCTAACAAGAGTAGCCCCTTTGGAGAACTCACAAGAGACGAGTTCTATGCGAAGCACAAAGTGATCCACCAAGAGTCCTTCATGCTCAACAAGAGGAACATGAAGATCTTCACCCAAACTTGGCGCCCGGCGCCGCACTCCGCCGACCTATCTGGCCTTGTCGCCATGATCCACGG GTATGCCTCGGAGAGCAGCTGGATTTTCGAGCTCACCGCGGTGGCCATCGCAAAGCTAGGGTTCCTTGTCTGCGCGCTCGACCTCCCCGGCCACGGTCGCTCCGAGGGACGGCGGGGCCACGTCCCCACGGTGACGCCGGTCGTCGACGACTGCATTCAATACTTCAGCTCTGTCAAATCGGCCCACGGACCGCTACCGTCCTTCCTCTACGGGGAATCGCTTGGTGGGGCCTTGGCCGTCCTAGTCTACCTCAAGCAAAAGGGCGGGTGGGACGGTCTCGTCCTGAACGGCGCGATGTGCGGCGTTTCCTCCAAGTTCAAACCGATTTGGCCGCTCGAGAAGTTCCTCCCCGCCGCGGCCTTCATCGCGCCGAATTGGCGAGTAGTGGTGACCCAGTCCCTAAGGCAAAAGTCGTACAAGGAGGAGTGGAAGAGGGAGCTGGTGCGGCGGAACCCGCGGGCGCAAAATTCGGAGCACCCGCCGGCGTCGACGGCGTTGGAGCTCACCAGGGTTTGTGAGGTGATAGGGAGGAGGTGCAGGGAGGTGGACGTGCCCATGCTGGTGCTGCATGGGGAGGATGACTCGGTGTGCGACTCGGACTCGGCCGAGTTGGTCTACGAGTTGGCTCGGAGCAAGGACAAGACCCTTAAGATTGTGCCCGGGATGTGGCACCAGTTGATTGGCGAGCCTAAGGACATAGTCgagtttgggtttgggttcatTTTTACTTGGCTTAAGGAGAGGGCCAATTCTCACTCCAGAAACGCTTATGTAGCCAATGGCCATGTGTGA
- the LOC109712871 gene encoding ferredoxin--NADP reductase, embryo isozyme, chloroplastic-like: protein MARALGAQAPLSVQIGSDASLRKHGFEGHNNLSFHRRSWNSTSLELKKRNVQLKYQNEVVCMSVQQASKKKVAVQPLELENAKEPPLNLYKPKEPYTATIVSVERLVGPKAPGETCHIVIDHGGNVPYWEGQSYGIIPPGENPKKPGSPQNVRLYSIASTRYGDSFDGKTASLCVRRAVYYDPETGKEDPSKSGVCSNFLCDAKPGDKIQITGPSGKIMLLPEDNPNATHIMIATGTGVAPFRGYLRRLFMESVPNYHFGGLAWLFLGVANTDSLLYDDEFTNYLREHPDNFRYDKALSREHKSKKGGKMYVQDKIEEYSDEIFKLLDGGAHIYFCGLKGMMPGIQDTLKRVAEERGESWDAKLSQLKKNKQWHVEVY from the exons ATGGCGCGGGCTTTGGGAGCTCAG GCGCCTCTATCCGTGCAAATTGGGTCGGATGCGTCTCTGAGGAAGCACGGATTCGAG GGTCATAATAATCTCAGCTTCCACCGTAGATCATGGAATTCTACATCTTTAGAACTGAAAAAGAGGAATGTACAACTAAAATATCAAAACGAGGTGGTATGCATGTCCGTACAGCAAGCAAGCAAAAAGAAAGTTGCAGTTCAGCCTTTAGAATTAGAGAATGCTAAAGAACCGCCTCTCAACCTGTACAAACCCAAGGAACCTTATACAGCAACAATTGTCTCCGTCGAGAGACTTGTTGGCCCCAAAGCTCCTGGTGAGACATGCCACATTGTAATTGATCATGGAGGCAATGTCCCTTACTGGGAAGGGCAAAGCTATGGAATTATTCCTCCT GGCGAGAACCCAAAGAAACCTGGGTCTCCTCAGAATGTTCGCCTTTACTCGATTGCGTCAACAAGGTACGGAGATTCATTTGATGGCAAGACTGCCAGCTTATGTGTTCGTCGTGCCGTGTATTATGATCCAGAAACTGGTAAGGAGGATCCTTCAAAGAGTGGTGTATGCAGTAATTTTCTCTGTGACGCAAAGCCTGGGGACAAGATTCAGATCACTG GTCCCTCTGGCAAGATAATGCTTTTACCCGAGGATAACCCTAATGCCACTCATATCATGATAGCCACTGGGACTGGTGTAGCACCTTTCCGAGGCTACCTCCGCCGCCTATTCATGGAGTCTGTTCCCAACTACCACTTTGGCGGCCTTGCTTGGCTCTTCCTCGGGGTTGCTAATACTGATAGCCTTTTGTACGACGACGAGTTCACAAACTATCTCCGTGAACACCCTGACAATTTCAG GTATGACAAAGCCCTCAGCAGGGAGCATAAGAGCAAGAAAGGCGGGAAGATGTACGTGCAGGACAAGATTGAGGAGTACAGTGACGAAATCTTCAAGCTTCTAGATGGTGGTGCTCACATATACTTCTGCGGTTTGAAAGGGATGATGCCCGGGATCCAGGACACGCTGAAGAGAGTTGCCGAGGAAAGAGGGGAGAGCTGGGATGCGAAGCTTTCGCAGCTCAAGAAGAACAAGCAATGGCATGTAGAGGTCTATTAG